From a region of the Budorcas taxicolor isolate Tak-1 chromosome 9, Takin1.1, whole genome shotgun sequence genome:
- the CCN2 gene encoding CCN family member 2 — protein sequence MSATGLSPVRCAFVLLLALCSRSASGQDCSAPCQCPAGPAPRCPAGVSLVLDGCGCCRVCAKQLSELCTERDPCDPHKGLFCDFGSPANRKIGVCTAKDGAPCVFGGTVYRSGESFQSSCKYQCTCLDGSVGCVPLCSVDIRLPSPDCPFPRRVKLPGKCCEEWVCDEPKEHTVVGPALAAYRPEDTFGPDPTMIRANCLVQTTEWSACSKTCGMGISTRVTNDNAFCRLEKQSRLCMVRPCEADLEENIKKGKKCIRTPKISKPIKFELSGCTSMKTYRAKFCGVCTDGRCCTPHRTTTLPVEFKCPDGEVMKKSMMFIKTCACHYNCPGDNDIFESLYYRKMYGDMA from the exons ATGTCAGCCACCGGCCTGAGCCCGGTCCGCTGCGCCTTCGTGCTCCTGCTCGCCCTCTGCAGCCGG TCCGCCTCCGGCCAGGACTGCAGCGCCCCGTGCCAGTGCCCTGCCGGCCCGGCGCCGCGCTGCCCCGCCGGCGTCAGCTTGGTGCTGGACGGCTGCGGCTGCTGCCGCGTGTGCGCCAAGCAGCTGAGCGAGCTGTGTACCGAGCGCGACCCCTGCGATCCGCACAAGGGCCTCTTCTGCGACTTCGGCTCCCCGGCCAACCGCAAGATCGGCGTATGCACCG CTAAAGATGGTGCCCCCTGCGTCTTCGGAGGAACTGTGTACCGGAGCGGAGAGTCTTTTCAGAGCAGCTGCAAATACCAGTGCACGTGTCTGGACGGGTCGGTGGGCTGCGTGCCCCTATGCAGCGTGGACATCCGCCTGCCCAGCCCCGACTGCCCCTTCCCGCGGAGGGTCAAGCTGCCCGGGAAATGCTGCGAGGAGTGGGTGTGTGATGAGCCCAAGGAGCACACCGTGGTCGGCCCTGCCCTCGCAG CTTACCGGCCGGAAGACACGTTTGGCCCAGACCCAACCATGATCCGAGCCAACTGCCTGGTCCAGACCACAGAGTGGAGTGCCTGTTCCAAGACCTGCGGAATGGGCATCTCCACCCGGGTTACCAATGACAACGCCTTCTGCAGGCTGGAGAAGCAGAGCCGCCTCTGCATGGTCAGGCCTTGCGAAGCTGACCTGGAGGAGAATATTAAG AAAGGCAAAAAGTGCATCCGGACCCCCAAAATCTCCAAGCCTATCAAGTTTGAGCTCTCTGGCTGCACCAGCATGAAGACATACCGAGCTAAATTCTGCGGAGTGTGCACAGACGGGCGGTGCTGCACCCCTCACAGAACCACCACCCTTCCTGTGGAGTTCAAGTGTCCTGATGGGGAAGTCATGAAGAAGAGCATGATGTTCATCAAGACCTGTGCCTGCCATTACAACTGCCCCGGAGACAATGACATCTTCGAGTCACTGTACTACAGGAAGATGTATGGAGACATGGCCTAA